The DNA region GTATTTATACCACTTCATGTAATGGATAAATTTAacgaattattattaaaattttatttttatttttaattttaataatccaTCTGTCCTAAGTAATTTCAccgaaaaaataattatttttatattaattatataaaaaaattaattttaatatattatgattgtaacacatatatttaataatataacatcatgttaataaaaataattatttttatattaattacataaataattttttaaaaaaaatattattatacgaattaatatattaaaattaaatttttatataaataataatttaaataaataaatataattaaataattatataaaatattttatattattaatatattaaaattaaattattataaattactgTTTTTATACAGCTTATCTCCtctaaaaatgaaaatcctatgAACTAAGAAATATAAGAagattaattatcctttattctAGAATGTACCGTAATCACTAATCAGTAATCACTGATCAGAAATCGACACGGGTAATAAAGTGATTAAGAGAAGCCAAATCGCAAATCTTTGTGGATAAGAGATGGAATTTTAGATCCGAAAGGTATATGAGAAAATTCCTGAAGAAGAGGGACAATTTAAGGCACCGTTAAGATCAATGGaaatcataagaaaaaaaatataagaaaaaaaataaaaattttctattgattggatgaaaataaaaattgaaaggaaaaagaaaatagtagCGTGAGACTCATCTCCAAATTTTTCTTCCAAACTTACGATGAAAACAgaagataattataaaataaaaatcaaattatcaaTTTATTCATAGTattaacacaaataaaaaaaatggacagtaatataattttatttgattatgattttttttattctctttttatttattttcttcattcaaataatataaaaaaaattaattttaatttttttttcttttattttctatcttcCATCCAAACAAAGTGTAAAAGAGGGAGCTCGGATATTTTCTTTTGATATTTGCACGTGTGGTCCATTTTCCACATCGTAGAAGGCTAGAAGCATTCGCTCGCAGCCTCGCACACACGCTTCCGTTCCTCGCTCTGTCTTTCTCGGTCTTCTCTTACACATCACAGACACCCATTCGCTCTTTCTCACTCTCAGGTAATTCCCCAATTTCCCATTTCTTCTCATAAACCCtttctttctcttatttatttgcCATTTCACTTTTTCCCCTTTACTTTATGTTAAGTTGTTAACTATTCAATGGCTTTTCGGTAAAATCGATGGAAAATAACTGAAATATATTATATGATCTGTGATTTGTTTTCTATCTCCTTCTTCTTTGATGTGTTGTTCGTTTTGAATTCATAGTTCCAATTAAGTGAATTTTCTAATTATATATTTTCTGGTTGGTTATAAGCATTTGTTAGCAATCAGGGATTGTGTTAGAGAGAGAACCAATTATTTCCCGTTTGTGGATTGCTACTCCTGATGTTATTATTCTATTAGATTTTTGTTGTGGATTTGTATCTTCTATATGAAAAAGCCTAACTGTGTCTGTGTTTTCTATTTTAAGCATTGCAATCTGCATTTATCACATACACATTGATAGCCTAACTGTGTGGTTGATTCTCTATTGATATATTCGAGTATTAAGTTTTCTTAGATATGGTAGATTGAACTATATATTTCATAATGGATTCTTTAAATTCAGTTATTGTAAACGTTTGTATCTATGTCACTATTTTGATTCTGTCTTTATTTTAATGATTGATATAATCTGTGTCTTTaggttatttagtaatttcttGATTTGAAAATTACGTTAGATGCCATTATTTGTCGTATTTATATTGGAATTCTAATGTGAGATATTAGGTTGTTAGTTACTATAGTAACGCTTGGAAGCTAGGAGTTAGAACCCATATCATGAACCTGCCGAAACTGCCTTATGGGTTATGGCAAGTCCCCTTAGAAGACGGGAATGGAGGATAAGAAAAGTTATGAAGAGAATTTTCACTCTTCACCATGATTGAACTTTGCTTCTGTTCTCAAATGTCTCTGGCTCTTACCATGATAGATATTTGCGGCCACTCTATACTATATCCACTCCCAAGAATGGGGACAATTACGACACTAATCACTTTGTTAATTGAAGATGTGATATATGAATCGTTGAGGTTCCTCTTTCATTTCCACTTTTGTCACTCCTTTATGATGAAGGAGAACATTTTATGATTTCAGGATAGCTTTGCATAATCAATAATGAAAATTCATCGATTTTACAAACTACAAAGGGAAGATTGTTTGCTGAGATGAAGAGCATGTTTATAATAATAGTGGGAAAAAAAGACTTCTGCACTATGTTCTATGCGATGTTTCTCATGTTAAGCATGCAATACTTAGTTGATTAGACTTTAGAGTCATCTTTACTTAAGTATTTGAATCCAAACAGAGGATCTTCTAGATTGACTTAAGCTAGAGCTGTAGTTTGAATTGCCTTTCTAAGTTTTGGATTGTCTTATATAATGTTTGAGATTCTTATATTGTAATGTGAGGCTTAGCTGTGTTGAAACTGTACGCTAATGGAGTTGAGCCTTGCATGAAATTTCGACAAAAGCAgggctttcaaaaatttttatttatgacttatttttattttgctttcttgGTATTATTAATGCTTTTACAAGTTTGAAATGATAGTCTTTCCAAATTTAGCTAGACTGGAtattagttgcattttctttaaGACTTATGAAGGTAGTGGACTTAACGATTTGTATAGTGTTTAACTGTTTGTTGGTGTGGTGCTCATTGTGCTCCAATacatattcattttttttcttgtgcAAGAAAAAACAATCTGTTGAGTCTTTCCAAACAGTAGTAACTCTTTGCAACTTTTTTGTAGGATTGTGTGATCTAAACAGAGAGATGGAACTGAGTAGCATCAAAGATGCATTTGACCGTGTAGCTAAGAAGCAAAAGTTATCCTCTTCCAAGTCTCAAGAAGTTGTTGACCAGGTGGGGCGTGAAATTGAGCAGGCATTGGCAACAATCCAGGCACCAAATGGCCCCTCAACCCCTGTTGATCAAAAGTCCGTTCTTACAGATCTGAAGTCAAAGCTTAATGCTATTGTGGCACTTAAACAGTTAGAAGGACCACAGAAGGAACTGAATCTAAGTCTTTCCAAGTACCAAAAACTCCTTGAAAAATATTTCAACCCCGACATATCAAAGGCTTACAGAAACGTTGACTTTGATAATCATATTGTAAATCAGATCATTGCAAGTCACTTTTACCGTCAAGGTTTATTTGATCTTGGAGATAGCATTATAAATGAGGCTGGAGTGCTGGATTTAACTGCTCTAAGGTTGAAGTTCATGGAAATGCATCAGATTCTTGAAGCTATGAGGGTTAGAAATCTTCAGCCTGCTCTAACATGGGGCTCTGCCAACCGGGATGAACTTGTCAAGATTGGTTCCAATCTTGAGTTCAAGATTCACACATTGCAGTTTGTAGAGGTCGTGCAAAATGGAACCCGAGCTGATGCCTTAAAATATGCACGAACTTATCTTGCTCCTTTTGCTCACCTCAACAAGGATGACTTCCAAAAGCTTATGGGTTGCCTCTTGTATGCAGGAAGGCTTGAGAGCTCCCCTTATTCTGATTTGATGTCACCAGCTCATTGGGAGATGATAACCGAAGAGCTTGGACGGAAGTTCTGCACTCTCTTGGGGCAGTCCTACCAGAGTCCACTGAGTGTGGCAGTTGCAGCTGGAGTTGAGGGGTTGCCTACACTCTTAAAGCTGGCTAATGTAATGGCGGCAAAGAAGCAAGAGTGGCAGGCAATGAAACAGTTGCCAGTGCCTGTAGAATTGGGTAAGGAATTTCAATTCCATTCGATTTTTGTATGCCCTGTGAGTAGGGATCAAGGGAGTGAAGAGAATCCTCCCATGCTGCTGCCATGTCTACATGTTCTCTGCAAGCAGTCAATTTTGAAGTTATCCAAAAACAGCACTCGAACATTCAAGTGTCCGTATTGTCCCGCAGAAGCAACAGTTGCAAACTGCAGACAGCTGCATTTCTGATTGGTGGTGTTAATGAATTTCTCTCTTACACATGTTTCATGGATGCAGTACAGCTTTCTGGTTTGCACTTTGTACATAAATATTCTTactaaattatatcttttctgtTTGGCAATATTTCTTGACtggataaaaatattaaaaataactatgCTTCTCAATTGGATTGGCCTGTTACAATTTTCGACACTCACAGGTATGAACAATTGTACAGGTATATCTGTGATCTCACCTACGATATGATGGTTTATAATTGTGTGCAACTCATAGATCATAGTTTGTAGTACTGTTCCACATATAGTAGATTATTGGATTTCTGGTGTCTCAGGTGTTAACTCTTGACAGCAACAATTACTGGACTGTCTTCTGGTCAAGCGTGTCTGTTAGCATGCAAGAAAACAGAGCATGAACTTTGCTTCTCAAAAAAGACTAGATCGATATGATGTTTATTTTAGTACTTTTGAGGAGTAATGAAATAGTCGAGTTGCAAATTAAGTGGTGATACTTGTATAATTAATTACACATCATTTCAGTTTGCACTATCTAATTTGTAGGTCTCTTGTAGTAGTCTGTTCCATTCCATCATAACAATTTCCTTGATTTATAACCGAGCACCAAACAgtaataatagttttcattttcATCTCAGATCGAGTGTTTTATGTCATCTTTTCAATTTAGTTAAGCATCTTCGGTTATCCATGCTGCTGAGTACATATTAATGAGATTCAGTTGTGCCAAGCAAAAAAAACATCAACtgaaaaatataagaaagaaaaaagaggtcACAACTCACAACTCATGGATTTCTTTtggatcaaatcaaattttcttgttttcctgagctaattttgtaaaaaaagaaacaaaaattctAACCAACAAGAACATCTTAACTCCCAACTAGTTCTGGAAAACTCATGTTCTCTCTGAGAAACCAATCATCCTCTTGATTCCACGAAATGAACCAGTGAATCAGAAGCTGAATCTGTAGATGGGTTCCCAGCCCCAGTCCCAGTCCCATTCCCTTGTTTAAGATACTCCTCGACCATGTCTTTAGTGGACCTTGCGGACAATGGGTGAAAGAGTGCACCCCACTCGGCGACAAAGCCTTGAACCAATGCCCATTTTTGGCTATCTTCCATTTTGGTCCATTGGAGTTTGGCGTTGTCTTCGTTGAGACCCATGTACTCGCAGAGGTGGCGGAAGAGGAGGTGGCGGCTCTTGTTTATGGCTTGCTCAGTCTGCTTCACCCGGCTTCTGATGCCGGTAATCCTGATGCCTAGCTCTGTGGCCAGTGTGGCGTCGCTAATGCCCTTGTTGCtgctgttgttattgttattcttgGTGCATGAGATTCGCGTGTTGAGCCTTGCAGAGAAGAGGTGGGTGGTGATGggggtggaggaggaggaggagaagagccTTGGTGTGGGAATAACATGAATCCGCAGAGCCatttgatttcaggtaatttgGATTTTGGAATAACCTAAGAATTCTGTGTGCGGAGATAGAATGAATGTGCGCATCTTATTTGTGAAAAGAGTTCGATTCTgtttttattattagaattttaaaCCTTATCTCGTATATTTTAAAATCCATCGCATATGAATGGATTTTGGAAGTTAATTAGAAATTAATTAAGAATTCGACAAAATATAGAATAGAATGCATGGGAAAATAAAACTTTAATTAAGAGAAGCAAATTTCTAGCTTTCACAAAATTTTTCGTAGGATTGCTTCtgaataaatttattctttttttaaaaaaaataaaaactaataatcctTTTGTTTAATtgtggtttcttttttttttcaaatatatatcAGTATATCACAATTAACAATAATTCagatatgatttatttatttatttttggagtTGAGTTGTTATCATTAACAAAACGGGGTCTAGTCTAACACTCGAAGCTATTACTCACTTACTCATGGTTGATGGTAGGTAACACATCCATTCTCTAACAACCATTACGTAAAAGGAGGGGTGAAatgaaattcaaatcaaattcaaattgcTATCTGAGAGACTGAAACCATAACACTGCAATCAAGAAGATCCTCTCAgtcccaaataaataaataaaaaatgctcACGTTCACATTAATAGTTGCAACTACGAGCAGCATAAGCACTTTTTCTCTGATTGGATCATCGTCGCCGTCTTCTTCGCTAAGCTTTCCCTCCATTTCCCGCGCATTTCGCTCTCGCTCTCGTTCTCGTTCTCGTCCTTCTGCTCTCTGCTTCTCAGGTACGATACTTCCTCACTTCTCACTTCCCTGACCAGAACCTCTTCAATTTCATTATCATCTACCTATCTATCTTTCTAGGCCTTCAATTTcggctttcttattttctcttcatCCTCAAGTTTCATCCGTGCGATGCGATCTctggcttcttctttttcttttgttttactcTCTCCCTGTGCGTTTCTGTTTCTTCCATTGGCGATGCTGAATTTGATTATTCGAACGTTACTTCGCGAGGCTCGTTTAGGTTATGTCTCGGTTGAAATGTCCTTAAACGTGCTTTTGCTgtgaattaataaattaacttcTCTCTGGAATTTTGTGATCTGGATCTGAATTTGTCTGCGATCtgatttattttatctatttcactTTGCGATTTGTTGTAAGAATAGAAGATCCACTGTATCAACCTTAACAATGTAGTGATACTTATAACATCGTGTTGATCTAGTAATAGCTCTTGTTCATAATTCACTATTAGTTCGGAACTTCAGATTACTTAATTGTTCAGTTGATGACAATTTTTTTTCTGCTGCTGGTTCTAGGTTTGTCAGAGAATACGGATTCTGGTGTTGCTCCGTGTTTGTTTCCATTGCATCGTTGTAAAACAATTCACCTGGTTGGTTTTGAACTTATTTTTAAGTCAACGCGCTAAATTTTTTGTTGACTTAAAGCTGATGTGTATTTTGTTAGAAGCACATTCAGGATTTTAGTTGCGCTTGATCCTTTGCATTCAAATCAAGGCATTGCCAACTGATAAAAACATTCATCCAGGTCAGGCATGCACAGGGGATCCACAATGTCGAAGGAGACAAGAATTACGATGCATACTTGAATCCTGCATATTTTGATGCACAACTTACGCCATTAGGCTGGCAACAGGTAAAGTGCAATTATCCTACTCATTTTGCAGCATATTGTGTGAATTTTGTTCCATAGGTAAAAGCTTGCATTAGTCCTATAGTTGAGAGATAGAAAAGATATAGTTTAGTTTTGTGAGTGTATCATAATCTTTTGCAGCTGGCAGGTTGATAATTTGCGAAAGCATGTTCGTGCTTCTGGGCTTATAAAGAGGATTGACCTAGTCACTGTATCTCCTTTATTGAGGTATAGGCATCTGTGTGAATTATTAGACTTAAGTTTAGCATTAACATCAAAATTATACATTTGATTTTAAAGTACACAAATGACAAATCTAGTAGCATAGCATTCTTTTTGCATATAACGTGCTTCTTTTTATGACAAAATAGAATAATGTAAGTTGATCCACAGAGCCAATGTCACCAAGTGGGAATAGATTTTCTTGTTGTTGGTGTTTCATTTGTTTGATTGTCTTGTGATATTTATGCGAAGTCATCCATTGGACCTCAAACTATCCctattttttagaaataaatgGACAGGATAACTACTTGCTGATTGTTCTATATGATTATTAGCACCCGTACGTTGGTATGATATATATAGGACTAGCTGATTGTATGCTACAACATATGGTTATAGGACTCTACAAACAGCTGTTGGCGTATTTGGTGGTGAGGACTACATAGATGGAATAGATGCACTTCCCCTAATGATAGCTAATGCAGGAAACAGCAGTCATAATGCAATTTCAAGTATTAATTGCCCCCCAATCGTTGCTGTTGAACTTTGTCGTGAACATTTGGTATGCTAGTTTATAATCTAAACATTAACTTTGTCACGCGgggtcttctctctctctctcttttatatatatatatatatattgccacTACAAATTGAAAATCAATGAAGCTCGTATAATAAAGCTGTCCTTTCCAATCTATTAATGATATATATGCATCCCAAACTAAATTTACTTTGTGATTTCATATAAAGAATAAACAGAGAGGGAACAAGCATAAGTCATACAGCCAAAGAAGCCTCTATTTCAAAAGCTGTAAACCCTTTTCGTCTTTCATCCTTCATTCCTACAGACGTTTGTCTCAATGTGTTTTCTTATGCAGGGAGTTCATCCCTGTGACAAAAGAAGAAGCATTAGTGAGTATCAACATCTATTTCCTGCAATTGATTTTTCACTGGCAAGTACCTAGAATTCATGACTTTGATTTAAGAACCCTTGTCGTTTCATACAAAATGGCACACTTACTTATGTTAAGTgtccttttattttgttttcagatAGATAGCAATGAGGATATTTGGTGGAAGGCTAATGCTAGAGAGACAAAGGAAGAACTAACTGATAGAGGGCTTAAGTTCCTGGACTGGTATATTTCTGTTCACAAAAACCTTTGTTGCTAATTGTTTACAATTATATAAAGAGTAATGCATTGTAGATATGCTGAGGGGTAACACTCCATTCATTTTGTAAAAAGTTAATTTAATTTCACTTATCTTCTTTATTACAAAAGGCCATACATAGTAGAATTTATCTTCTTTAGAATAAATGGATTTTGTGATTATTGGCACCCATATGTTGGTTATTCTAGATAGATATCTAGTGATGATCGGTAGTTCAAGATCTATGTAATTCTTTGTACAGAACAAAATAATCGTTGTTTTGTTGTAACTTCCCATTACTTTCATGTAACCTTGCAGGTTACCGGATAACATCAAACGTGAAAAGattgatttttcatttttttttaattatttatgtttattattcttCACTCCATCACAGGTTGTGGAcacgaaaagaaaaagagatagcAATCGTGACGCATAGAGCATTTTTGTTTCATACTCTAAATGCATTTGGAAATGATTGCCATCCCTCGGTTAAGATAGAAATATCCAAGCCGTAAGATCAGATAACTGCTAATTGACTGATTGACTCAGCAGTTTTTATTCCAGCTGATTGACTGATTTCACGTTTCCTTGCAGCTTTGCTAACTGCGAATTTCGCTCCATGGTAATTGTTGATAGGTAAATCATGTATACAACTTAAACGACTTGAGGGCCCCCCTTCATCTCGACCatgattttttatctttatcCTCTGCTCTAACAGGAACGGATGCATCAACCGTTAATTGTCCAGGAAACATACCTTCTGGGATGGACCTACTTAGTGATTTTTGTGGATGAGAACGGTGACTCTTGAGAAATCCAATGTGCTTTGTTCAAGGGTTTCACAAAAACACAGGTTAAAGATTTTTGAAGGGAAAATTTGTAAAGTTTTCAATATATTTAGTACTATATATATAACTTCTCCTTAAGAAACTTTCCAGTACTGATTTAAAAtcttgaaaagaaaaattaaaatatatctttttacaaATTTCACATTGTATGCTGTTTGAGTGTTTGATTTGAAGCTTCTACAATTACTGGATTGTCCGAAGAAATATTGCGTAACTAGAATACCTGTCAAGCAAAGCTGTGGCAAATCAGATATTCGGAGTGCGGTAAGTCGGTAACATTATTGGACCTTTCTTACAGTCGATAGTGACACatctatttataatttattaaaagagaatcaaaaggtggtttgaaaatttttaaatgagtGAAATCTTGGTCCAGTACCTAACAATTTTCATAAGTGATGATccgcaaacaaaattaaaatgccatTTGACCTCATCCATTCGTTCCGTTAGACATTCTAATCCTTCGCTAGACTTTCCGTCAAATAATAACGGTAAAATCAAAACTGTATCATTAGCTGTATATGTTTTACTGTATAATTTGGTTAGGGCATATAGCCGTTTTGATGACTCAGGCTATGTGTCCTAATCAAGTTGTGCAATGACACTAATACAAATAACAACTAAGATCCTACCCTTATAATTTGACGAAGAGTTTACAGCGAGACTAGGATATCTAACGGAATGAATAGATGAGGGTTGAGATAGTATTTCGATTTTATTAGGATGCAGTcacttataaaaattattaggGATTGAGATAAGATTTTACTCTTTCTAaatacttcaattttttttttctattttgtcaTATATTTTTTCCTAAGATGATAGAGCTTAACTTTATTCTTTGTATTATAACTTAAGATTTTTCTTCCTTGTTCCTTCTTAGTCTcgtgatttttattttctttagcttattatatgtttttaatattaatattattatatttaataaatataaattgagCTATAAAAGTTATTTTATGATCACATTTTACTcccttttactatttattttttatctatttatctatctatcaatttatataatatattaaaagagGAAACAAGATAATTCTAAAATCATCTTTGGACATTCGACATTTTTCTATTTTGCCATGTAAATCTTTGTATTATGTCATAAAATTCttggtatttttattttctcataatcTTCCATCTACTATCTTTATATTATATTCTTGTTACACTTTCATATTCTCTaaacatttatttctttttaaattattctaactATTTAATCTTAATGTTATTTCTCTTTAATAGGTTGACTTgagttataaaatttaattcattCTCTCATATCATttctcatttttatttaagaaatcggtgtttaactttatttttttatatttttactcttatttttatataaattactcTATGCTTtcaatgttaaattttttttaataggtataaattcagtaataaaacataattcattctctcttttatactcacttttatattttctatataaattaacatttactttacacttttttttatttctcttaaaaaattTCATGCCTAATGCTCTTTCTCCTCTATTTTTACTTCTAGACAAGTATTTGAAGAATCTAATTGATTATCATagttcttttttttatgtttgcTAAGCATATATATTTGGTGATGAACTCCTTAAAACCTTGTATAATATTcttacaattttttaatttttctatctttGACCTAGTTGTATTTATTAGTTACacttatatatcatttttttcccttttaacaatttaattttttaaaatattaagtgtaataatattatttaaaatatgatgtcatgatttatgaaaaataaaaataaaaaattgaatgttatttaattttcagCTATTGAAACATAATATTTATATGGGAAAGTATGAGGaaccaatgaaatatttatacaatgtatacaatggaggtttatggagtattaaaaatataatcattagtgttacctttttccatCAGTTGAAACTTTTGAGATGAGTGATATTATGATATGGTATTAGAGTGTTAGAtccaaaaggtcaagagttcgatcatTTGTGAAccccaaaattattttaatttttcgggaagatgtttattatccctagtactcgatagttattctagatagtatgggagatgttcattttgtaactcaatagcccattgtacacattgtataaatagtccattgtctccctagcggaattctatttatatttgtattttatttaataatttcatCTTTGCACTATATTATTTAGACATAAGTATAACTTAAAGGTGactatttaaagaaaataaaaataaaaatgattatataaagtcaaataaataaatttttatttaataaatttttattttataattattaaatttaatttatatattttatgaaatatatatatCCATCTTATTCCTGGACGGCCGAATCCTGGTTCGTGATTATTTGAAGTTATATATAGTACTGTTTTACATTACTTTACCATATAGTGGTGGCTTGGACAGTATCGATTATCACGTAAGATATCTTCTCAGCAGATAGCACAAATTTTCACTCCCTAAAATGAATTTTGTACATTGTTACAAACTTACAATATTATTTTAGACGCTAAAGAAGCTCCCTTGTGCTGTTATGCATCTTGATGAGGTGCACAATATGCCGGCATCCATGATATTCTTTATTTCCGAAACTATGTTTTGCCgcctttaaattattataatttttgctTCCAGCAGTTATTTCCTACAAACAATTGAAACTTGAAACAAATACTGAAATACATCCTTGAGAAAATCAGATGCCCATTGCCCCCAAGGATCAAATA from Arachis hypogaea cultivar Tifrunner chromosome 10, arahy.Tifrunner.gnm2.J5K5, whole genome shotgun sequence includes:
- the LOC112714765 gene encoding phosphoglycerate mutase-like protein 1 isoform X5, translated to MLTFTLIVATTSSISTFSLIGSSSPSSSLSFPSISRAFRSRSRSRSRPSALCFSGLSENTDSGVAPCLFPLHRCKTIHLVRHAQGIHNVEGDKNYDAYLNPAYFDAQLTPLGWQQVDNLRKHVRASGLIKRIDLVTVSPLLRTLQTAVGVFGGEDYIDGIDALPLMIANAGNSSHNAISSINCPPIVAVELCREHLGVHPCDKRRSISEYQHLFPAIDFSLANSNEDIWWKANARETKEELTDRGLKFLDCFANCEFRSMVIVDRNGCINR
- the LOC112714764 gene encoding protein RMD5 homolog yields the protein MELSSIKDAFDRVAKKQKLSSSKSQEVVDQVGREIEQALATIQAPNGPSTPVDQKSVLTDLKSKLNAIVALKQLEGPQKELNLSLSKYQKLLEKYFNPDISKAYRNVDFDNHIVNQIIASHFYRQGLFDLGDSIINEAGVLDLTALRLKFMEMHQILEAMRVRNLQPALTWGSANRDELVKIGSNLEFKIHTLQFVEVVQNGTRADALKYARTYLAPFAHLNKDDFQKLMGCLLYAGRLESSPYSDLMSPAHWEMITEELGRKFCTLLGQSYQSPLSVAVAAGVEGLPTLLKLANVMAAKKQEWQAMKQLPVPVELGKEFQFHSIFVCPVSRDQGSEENPPMLLPCLHVLCKQSILKLSKNSTRTFKCPYCPAEATVANCRQLHF
- the LOC112714765 gene encoding phosphoglycerate mutase-like protein 1 isoform X3: MLTFTLIVATTSSISTFSLIGSSSPSSSLSFPSISRAFRSRSRSRSRPSALCFSGLSENTDSGVAPCLFPLHRCKTIHLVRHAQGIHNVEGDKNYDAYLNPAYFDAQLTPLGWQQVDNLRKHVRASGLIKRIDLVTVSPLLRTLQTAVGVFGGEDYIDGIDALPLMIANAGNSSHNAISSINCPPIVAVELCREHLGVHPCDKRRSISEYQHLFPAIDFSLIDSNEDIWWKANARETKEELTDRGLKFLDWLWTRKEKEIAIVTHRAFLFHTLNAFGNDCHPSVKIEISKPFANCEFRSMVIVDRNGCINR
- the LOC112714765 gene encoding phosphoglycerate mutase-like protein 1 isoform X1, producing MLTFTLIVATTSSISTFSLIGSSSPSSSLSFPSISRAFRSRSRSRSRPSALCFSGLSENTDSGVAPCLFPLHRCKTIHLVRHAQGIHNVEGDKNYDAYLNPAYFDAQLTPLGWQQVDNLRKHVRASGLIKRIDLVTVSPLLRTLQTAVGVFGGEDYIDGIDALPLMIANAGNSSHNAISSINCPPIVAVELCREHLNKQRGNKHKSYSQRSLYFKSCKPFSSFILHSYRRLSQCVFLCREFIPVTKEEALIDSNEDIWWKANARETKEELTDRGLKFLDWLWTRKEKEIAIVTHRAFLFHTLNAFGNDCHPSVKIEISKPFANCEFRSMVIVDRNGCINR
- the LOC112714765 gene encoding phosphoglycerate mutase-like protein 1 isoform X6; this encodes MLTFTLIVATTSSISTFSLIGSSSPSSSLSFPSISRAFRSRSRSRSRPSALCFSGLSENTDSGVAPCLFPLHRCKTIHLVRHAQGIHNVEGDKNYDAYLNPAYFDAQLTPLGWQQVDNLRKHVRASGLIKRIDLVTVSPLLRTLQTAVGVFGGEDYIDGIDALPLMIANAGNSSHNAISSINCPPIVAVELCREHLGVHPCDKRRSISEYQHLFPAIDFSLIDSNEDIWWKANARETKEELTDRGLKFLDCFANCEFRSMVIVDRNGCINR
- the LOC112714765 gene encoding phosphoglycerate mutase-like protein 1 isoform X4 — encoded protein: MLTFTLIVATTSSISTFSLIGSSSPSSSLSFPSISRAFRSRSRSRSRPSALCFSGLSENTDSGVAPCLFPLHRCKTIHLVRHAQGIHNVEGDKNYDAYLNPAYFDAQLTPLGWQQVDNLRKHVRASGLIKRIDLVTVSPLLRTLQTAVGVFGGEDYIDGIDALPLMIANAGNSSHNAISSINCPPIVAVELCREHLNKQRGNKHKSYSQRSLYFKSCKPFSSFILHSYRRLSQCVFLCREFIPVTKEEALIDSNEDIWWKANARETKEELTDRGLKFLDCFANCEFRSMVIVDRNGCINR
- the LOC112714765 gene encoding phosphoglycerate mutase-like protein 1 isoform X2, which produces MLTFTLIVATTSSISTFSLIGSSSPSSSLSFPSISRAFRSRSRSRSRPSALCFSGLSENTDSGVAPCLFPLHRCKTIHLVRHAQGIHNVEGDKNYDAYLNPAYFDAQLTPLGWQQVDNLRKHVRASGLIKRIDLVTVSPLLRTLQTAVGVFGGEDYIDGIDALPLMIANAGNSSHNAISSINCPPIVAVELCREHLGVHPCDKRRSISEYQHLFPAIDFSLANSNEDIWWKANARETKEELTDRGLKFLDWLWTRKEKEIAIVTHRAFLFHTLNAFGNDCHPSVKIEISKPFANCEFRSMVIVDRNGCINR